The following is a genomic window from Thermodesulfobacteriota bacterium.
TAGGAATCGTTGAACGTTTTTCACCATTTTTTACCTCACTATTTATTCATGGGGGGGTTCTACACTTACTGGGGAATATGTTATTCCTTTACATATTCGGCGACAACGTAGAGGGCAGAATGGGCCACTTTAAATATCTGGTATTTTACATAATATGTGGTTTTTCTGCTGCTGCTTTTCAGACAATGATAAATATCCACTCCACGATTCCCATGATAGGAGCTAGTGGGGCTATTTCTGGGGTCCTTGGAGCCTACTTAATCTTCTTTCCCAGATCCAGGATCCTCACCCTGTTACCAATATTTTTCTTCATTCAACTCATCCATATACCCGCCGCGGTTTTTATATTTATCTGGTTTATTATTCAATTTCTAAGCGGAGTTTCGACCCTCTCAGCAAAGCCTGGAATCGGGGGTGTTGCCTTTTGGGCCCACATAGGAGGCTTCGTTGCAGGACTAATTCTAGCTCGGTTTTTTCAGAAGAAGGAAAGTATCCGCATCAATCGCTTCAGCAAATATTATCATTAGATATGATCCTAACACATGTGTTAGTATAATATGTATAAAGAAAATAATAGATTGAAATATCAAAACATTAACTAAAGAAAACGAATAGTAGATCTGCAAAGTCAGATCGGGTTTGATCGGAACCATATTAAAGAATTGTACAAAATAATATTTTCAAGGTATTAATCCAAATTGGTTTACAAAAATAAAAGAAGGGATTCCAAAAATGTTCTTGCCATACTGGCCGGAGGTGGACCTGCTCCCGGAATCAATGGAGTTATAAGCGCAGCTACTATCGAAGCAATAAACCAAGGTTTAGAAGTAATAGGCATTCTCGAGGGTTTTAAATGGATAGCACAAGGCGATAAGAAACATATTCTGAGGTTAACAATCGAAAACACTTCGCGCATACACCTCACCGGCGGATCGATTATTGGTATATCGAGGGAAAACCCAACCAAGAGTGCTCAAAAAATGAAAAATGTGATAAGTACTCTAAAGACCCTTGAGGTTAACTATCTTTTGACAATCGGTGGAGATGACACAATGTTTTCGGCAAGCCGTGTCCTAGCAGAAGCAAACAACCAGATAAGAGTGGCCCACGTGCCTAAAACGATTGACAATGATTTGCCTCTTCCTGGCTATATATCGACGTTCGGGTTTGAAACTGCAAGGCATCTTGGGACAAGGATCGTCCAGTATCTTATGGAAGATGCAAGAACAACAAGCAGGTGGTACCTTGTCGTGACAATGGGAAGAAAAACAGGCCATCTAGCCCTTGGTATAGGAAAAGCCGCAGGCGCAACTATAACGATAATCCCAGAGGAGTTCACTGAACATAAAATAACACTCGACAGGCTCATAACCTTACTCGAAGGGGCTATCATAAAGCGGATCAATATGGGCAGACAAGATGGTGTCGCAGTTGTAGCAGAAGGTCTTGCCGAAAAACTAGAGGAGACAGATTTCGAGGACTTAAAGGATGTAGAACGAGATGCCCATGGAAATATAAGATTATCAGAAATCGACCTCGGGAAGGTGCTCAAAAATGAAACAAAGAGAAGGCTGTCAGAAAAGGGGATCAATATCACAATCGTCAACAAGAATATTGGATACGAGCTAAGATCTGCTCCGCCCATCCCCTTCGATGCCAAATACACCCGCGACCTTGGTTATGGAGCTATAAAATTTTTGCTGCAAGGCGGAACAGGTGCAATGATAACGATCCAAACAGGCAAAATGGTACCCCTTAATTTCAAAGAGTTGCTAGACCCTGAGACAGGAAGAACAAAAGTCCGCTACGTCGATATAAACACCGAATCTTATGAAGTTGCGGAAAAATACATGATCAAGCTTAAACGAGAAGATTTTCAGAACAAGGCGAAGTTAAGAAAGCTTGCACAAACCGCTCATATGAAGCCTAAAGAATTTGTAAGATACTTCTCTAAAGCATTAAGATAAATATTTGGTCGATTTTGAGTAAATCAAATCTAATCACCAAAACAAGCATTTTAATCCACTCGAGAAAAAGTATCTGAAGTTATTCCGATTTTGTTAATATTTTCTCTTTAACTCTCTCTTGACAATCATATTAATAACTTTATATAATGGGTTAGTACTTAACTTATCTACTTTAAGCCACTACAAACAGCAGCCCTTTAAGGGAGGAACGTGGAAAAACTCGGTGGTATATTTAATGCAAGCTCCCCAGAAATGGCGGCTATGGCTGGTCTCACGTTCTACATGCTCGCCATTGCTATTGCCATTCTAGCCATCATCGTGGTGGCTGTTGCTTACATAATTATCCGTTATAGAAAAAGACCAGGCGATGATGGCGAACCAAGGCAGGATTTTGGAAGCATAAGAGTTGAGATCATCTGGACAGTCGTGCCCGCCATAATCGTTGCCGTTTTATTCTTCCTTACAGTAAAAACCATGTTAGCCGTTGATCCTCCCAAGGGTGATCGTAAGCCTGACATTATAATAATTGGTCATCAATGGTGGTGGGAACTTTATTATCCAAATTCCGGCGTTCTAACTGCCAACGAGGTTCATCTCCCAGTCGGTGAGAAGTGGCTTGCAAGGCTTGAGTCAGTCGACGTAATACACGATTTCTGGGTACCAGAACTATTCCGAAAAATCGATTTAATTCCCGGTCATCCTAATCATATCTGGTTGGTAGCCGGTAAGCCAGGCACATTCCTTGGAGCATGTGCCGAGTTTTGTGGAGCTCAACACGCCAATATGCGTATAAGAGTAATCGCGCAGACACGAGCAGAATTTGATGCATGGGAAAAAGAACAGCTCAGGATTCCTAAAACCCCAACATCGGGTGAGGCAGCAAAGGGCGGAAAGATCTTTCTGACAGAAGCATGCATGAACTGTCACACCGTTCGTGGGACGGCAGCGGCGGCACGAGTAGGTCCGGACTTGACACACCTCAACACAAGGGAAACGATTGGAGCCGGTGTACTGATGAATACCTCTGAGAATTTAAAAAAGTGGCTATCAAATCCCCAGGCGTATAAGCCTGGTTCTCTGATGCCGAATATGAAGTTATCGGACGATGAAGTCAATCAAATCGTCGCGTATTTGGGGGCCCTAAAATGAGCAGAGTTCCTCTCGTTCCTGAGAACATTGAACCATTACCCTCTATCGGCGAAAGTGAAGGACTTGTCACTTGGATCGGATCAATCGATCATAAGCAGATTGGCATTATGTATGTCATAGCCACATTGGTCTTCTTCCTAATTGGAGGATTAGAGGCTCTTCTAATGCGTATTCAGCTGATGCAGCCATCTAACGAGTTTCTGTCCCCGGAAGCCTTTAATCAACTCTTTACGATGCATGGCACCACGATGATATTTTTCGTGGTCATGCCTTTTTTGATTGGCGTGGGAGTTTATCTTGTTCCTCTAATGATCGGGGCGCGTGACATGGCTTTTCCAAGACTTAATGCCCTCAGTTTCTGGCTTTTTGTTTTTGGTGGTTTACTTTTATATTATAGCTTTTTTACCCAAAGCGGTGCACCCGAGGTCGGCTGGTTTGCATATGCTCCTTTAAGCGAAAAACCTTTTTCGCTGAATAAGGGTCCTACTTATTGGGCCTTGGGACTGCTTGCTACCGGCATTGGTTCTATAGCATCCGGGTTGAATAATATTGTAACTATTCTAACACTCCGAACCCCTGGGATGACATTGCGAAGGGTACCCCTATTTGTTTGGATGATCCTCGTAACATCCTTTCTTCTGATATTCGTTATTCCTATTATTTCCGCAGCTTTTGCGATGCTTCTACTGGATCGGCTGCTTGGAGCAACCTTTTTCACCCCGGCCTCGGGAGGATCGGCCATACTATACCAACATTTCTTTTGGGGATTTGGTCACCCCGAGGTTTATATACTGATACTCCCCGCATTTGGAATCATTTCAGAAGTAATCCCGGTTTTTTCACGAAAACCGATCTATGGATATGAGTTTGTAGCTGGGTCAACGGTTGCAATAGGGTTACTAAGCTTGGCGGTCTGGGCACATCATATGTTTGCAGTAGGCCTTGGAAATGTAGTCAACGCATACTTTTCACTAGCCAGCATGCTTATAGCAATTCCAACTGGGGTAAAAGTTCTAAACTGGGTTGCAACCATGTGGGGTGGTAAAATCCGTTTTGCAACACCCATGCTCTTCGCTGTGACCTTTCTTATAGAATTCGTTGTAGGCGGTCTCAGTGGCGTAGCTATCGCCTCAGCTCCGATCGATTGGCAAGCGACCGACAGTTATTTTATAGTTGCACATTTCCATTATGTGCTTTTCGGTGGTTCTCTATTCGCAATTTTTGCTGGCGTCTATTATTGGTTTCCAAAATTTACAGGACGTATGTTATCGGAATGTTTAGGAAAGTGGCACTTCTGGCTAACGTTAATTGGATTCAACCTTACATTCCTGGTTCAGCACCTCCTTGGATTGGTTGGAATGCCAAGACGTGTTTATACATATCCAGACTTACCTTATTGGGGGATCATGAATTTGATATCCACGATTGGTGCGATAGTACTCGCGATCTCTGTCATTATTTTTGTGTGGAATGTAATCGTCAGTCTTCGCCACGGTAAAGCTGCAGGAGATAATCCATGGAACGCATGGACTCTTGAATGGGCAACTACATCACCACCGCCTGTATATGATTTTGAACTTGTTCCGCCGGTGCGGGGAAGGCGTCCACTCTGGGATCTGGCTCATCCCGATGTGCCAGACGAGAAACAACTCGAGAACAGAAGAGGTTCATGATTGAATGGCAAACAATAGGATGCTCATAGGGTTCTTTGTCGCTTCTGAATCAATATTCTTCATAATGTTGATCCTGGCTTATATAAATTTTCATGTTCATGGTCCTTTTGACGGTCCATCGGCAAGAAGCAGCCTGAATCCCATCGTCACCGGGATATTCAGCCTTTTTCTCTTAGCAAGCAGCTTTACGATATGGCTTGCCGGGCGAAGTCTAAAGAAGAAAAACCACTTTATGCTAAAGTTTTGGACCCTCATTACAATTCTTCTCGGAGCAACTTTCATCTTTGGTCAGGGTCTAGAGTGGTTTGGACTTATCAAGAAGGACATTTGGTTACCGCGTAATGTATTTGCTACAACGTTCTTCACACTGACCGGTTTTCATGGTTTTCATGTATGTGTGGGACTCATCATGCTATCAATTCTCCTAGGCCTGGCCCTTGCAGGTGATTTCAAAGGGCCTAGATCAGATGGTGTTGAAGTCGTATCAATATATTGGCACTTTGTAGACGGGGTATGGATCGTGGTTTTCTCAGTCATATATCTGTGGGCATTTTTATGACAAGACGAATATTCATTCGAAATAAATCATAAATGCACAAAGGGATCTTATCATGACAATGCTTCAAATATTAACATCGACATGGCATCTTGAACCATGGGTTTTGGCCTTGAGCGTATGTCTTATCACTTCATATGTTTACGTCACTCATTTTAATTTAAATAAACATTCGATCCTATTCCTCACTGGTGTAGTTATATTCTTCCTTACACTTACCTCACCCTTAAGCATGCTGGGAAGGACATATCTATTTAGTGCAAATATGATACAGCATATAACATTGTTACTGATCGTTCCTTTACTACTACTTCTTGGTATCCCACCCATCTTAATAGAAAAGGTTTCAGTTCGGTCAACCTTAATGCCGCTTATGAGGACCCTAGGAAATCCACTAATTGCCTGGTTTTTTGGAGTTGGTGCAATGTGGATATGGCATCTCCCCTCACTACATGACGAAGTGTTGAGAAATGAAAATCTATATGTAGTACAGCAGGTTAGCTTCATTATTTTTGGAGCAATC
Proteins encoded in this region:
- a CDS encoding rhomboid family intramembrane serine protease; its protein translation is GIVERFSPFFTSLFIHGGVLHLLGNMLFLYIFGDNVEGRMGHFKYLVFYIICGFSAAAFQTMINIHSTIPMIGASGAISGVLGAYLIFFPRSRILTLLPIFFFIQLIHIPAAVFIFIWFIIQFLSGVSTLSAKPGIGGVAFWAHIGGFVAGLILARFFQKKESIRINRFSKYYH
- the pfp gene encoding diphosphate--fructose-6-phosphate 1-phosphotransferase, with amino-acid sequence MVYKNKRRDSKNVLAILAGGGPAPGINGVISAATIEAINQGLEVIGILEGFKWIAQGDKKHILRLTIENTSRIHLTGGSIIGISRENPTKSAQKMKNVISTLKTLEVNYLLTIGGDDTMFSASRVLAEANNQIRVAHVPKTIDNDLPLPGYISTFGFETARHLGTRIVQYLMEDARTTSRWYLVVTMGRKTGHLALGIGKAAGATITIIPEEFTEHKITLDRLITLLEGAIIKRINMGRQDGVAVVAEGLAEKLEETDFEDLKDVERDAHGNIRLSEIDLGKVLKNETKRRLSEKGINITIVNKNIGYELRSAPPIPFDAKYTRDLGYGAIKFLLQGGTGAMITIQTGKMVPLNFKELLDPETGRTKVRYVDINTESYEVAEKYMIKLKREDFQNKAKLRKLAQTAHMKPKEFVRYFSKALR
- the coxB gene encoding cytochrome c oxidase subunit II, giving the protein MEKLGGIFNASSPEMAAMAGLTFYMLAIAIAILAIIVVAVAYIIIRYRKRPGDDGEPRQDFGSIRVEIIWTVVPAIIVAVLFFLTVKTMLAVDPPKGDRKPDIIIIGHQWWWELYYPNSGVLTANEVHLPVGEKWLARLESVDVIHDFWVPELFRKIDLIPGHPNHIWLVAGKPGTFLGACAEFCGAQHANMRIRVIAQTRAEFDAWEKEQLRIPKTPTSGEAAKGGKIFLTEACMNCHTVRGTAAAARVGPDLTHLNTRETIGAGVLMNTSENLKKWLSNPQAYKPGSLMPNMKLSDDEVNQIVAYLGALK
- the ctaD gene encoding cytochrome c oxidase subunit I, whose product is MSRVPLVPENIEPLPSIGESEGLVTWIGSIDHKQIGIMYVIATLVFFLIGGLEALLMRIQLMQPSNEFLSPEAFNQLFTMHGTTMIFFVVMPFLIGVGVYLVPLMIGARDMAFPRLNALSFWLFVFGGLLLYYSFFTQSGAPEVGWFAYAPLSEKPFSLNKGPTYWALGLLATGIGSIASGLNNIVTILTLRTPGMTLRRVPLFVWMILVTSFLLIFVIPIISAAFAMLLLDRLLGATFFTPASGGSAILYQHFFWGFGHPEVYILILPAFGIISEVIPVFSRKPIYGYEFVAGSTVAIGLLSLAVWAHHMFAVGLGNVVNAYFSLASMLIAIPTGVKVLNWVATMWGGKIRFATPMLFAVTFLIEFVVGGLSGVAIASAPIDWQATDSYFIVAHFHYVLFGGSLFAIFAGVYYWFPKFTGRMLSECLGKWHFWLTLIGFNLTFLVQHLLGLVGMPRRVYTYPDLPYWGIMNLISTIGAIVLAISVIIFVWNVIVSLRHGKAAGDNPWNAWTLEWATTSPPPVYDFELVPPVRGRRPLWDLAHPDVPDEKQLENRRGS
- a CDS encoding heme-copper oxidase subunit III, producing MANNRMLIGFFVASESIFFIMLILAYINFHVHGPFDGPSARSSLNPIVTGIFSLFLLASSFTIWLAGRSLKKKNHFMLKFWTLITILLGATFIFGQGLEWFGLIKKDIWLPRNVFATTFFTLTGFHGFHVCVGLIMLSILLGLALAGDFKGPRSDGVEVVSIYWHFVDGVWIVVFSVIYLWAFL
- a CDS encoding cytochrome c oxidase assembly protein, yielding MTMLQILTSTWHLEPWVLALSVCLITSYVYVTHFNLNKHSILFLTGVVIFFLTLTSPLSMLGRTYLFSANMIQHITLLLIVPLLLLLGIPPILIEKVSVRSTLMPLMRTLGNPLIAWFFGVGAMWIWHLPSLHDEVLRNENLYVVQQVSFIIFGAIFWWPVFAPINRMRLSPLTSTLYLASACLGCSILGILITFASVGLYAAYLNPVDTYGILSLLRNDLCITPGVDQQIGGLTMWIPGCLIYLLASMLTFVRWYSSPEDEDLVDQTLEIDTRIRSTYGRENN